In a genomic window of Sporosarcina trichiuri:
- the acsA gene encoding acetate--CoA ligase yields the protein MVTKIIPAQGTDYQMDNYDELVKNFDWKEAEKEFSWYETGKVNIAHEAIDRHAESYRKNKVALFYKDGERHESYTYGDMKKYSNQAANVFKNCSTLEKGDRIFIFMPRSPELYFALLGALKVGAIAGPLFEAFMEGAVYDRLDDSDAKAIVTTPELVDRIPVDRLPHLETVFVVGDNVTEEGKVIDFNKHFKKASKQFDVEWLERESPTLLHYTSGSTGKPKGVLHVQEAMVQQIQTAKWVLDLRETDVFWCTADPGWVTGTAYGIFGPFLAGATNLIVGGRFSTDSWYGAIEEFGVTVWYSAPTAFRMLMGAGAAAMEGHDLSSLRHILSVGEPLNPEVVRWGMETFHMRIHDTWWMTETGAQMICNFGSLPLKPGSMGKPVPGIEAAIVDDQGNVLPPNRMGNLALRKGWPAMMRAIWNNPEKYDSYFLNDEWYVSGDSAYMDEDGYFFFQGRVDDVIMTSGERVGPFEIESKLLEHPAIVEAGVIGKPDPVRGEIIKAFIALQDGYEPSDELKEDIRQFVKKELAGHAAPREIEFKDKLPKTRSGKIMRRVLKAWELDLPTGDLSTMED from the coding sequence ATGGTTACAAAAATCATTCCGGCGCAAGGAACGGATTACCAGATGGATAACTATGACGAGCTCGTCAAAAACTTTGATTGGAAGGAAGCTGAAAAGGAATTCAGCTGGTATGAGACCGGGAAGGTGAACATCGCACATGAGGCGATCGACCGTCATGCGGAATCGTACCGTAAAAACAAGGTGGCCTTGTTCTATAAGGACGGGGAACGGCACGAATCCTACACATACGGAGATATGAAAAAGTATTCCAATCAGGCGGCAAATGTATTCAAGAATTGCTCGACGCTTGAGAAAGGCGACCGTATTTTCATCTTCATGCCGCGTTCGCCCGAATTATATTTTGCGCTGCTCGGAGCGCTGAAAGTCGGCGCGATCGCCGGTCCGCTGTTCGAGGCATTCATGGAAGGCGCGGTGTATGACCGTCTCGATGACAGTGATGCCAAGGCGATCGTGACGACACCTGAACTGGTCGACCGCATCCCTGTCGACCGGCTGCCTCATCTGGAAACTGTCTTTGTCGTGGGGGACAACGTGACAGAAGAAGGAAAAGTGATCGATTTCAATAAACATTTCAAAAAAGCTTCCAAGCAGTTCGACGTGGAATGGCTCGAACGGGAGTCGCCGACATTGCTCCACTATACGTCAGGCTCGACTGGGAAACCGAAAGGCGTTCTGCATGTACAGGAAGCGATGGTGCAGCAGATCCAGACTGCGAAATGGGTGCTGGATCTGCGGGAGACCGATGTCTTCTGGTGCACGGCCGATCCGGGCTGGGTCACCGGTACGGCATACGGAATCTTCGGACCGTTCCTTGCGGGCGCAACGAATCTGATCGTCGGCGGCCGTTTCTCGACGGACAGCTGGTATGGAGCCATCGAGGAATTCGGCGTGACTGTCTGGTACAGTGCACCGACCGCTTTCCGAATGCTGATGGGTGCAGGTGCAGCCGCGATGGAAGGGCATGACCTATCGTCCTTGCGGCATATCCTGTCCGTCGGGGAACCGCTCAATCCGGAAGTCGTCCGCTGGGGGATGGAGACATTCCATATGCGCATCCATGATACATGGTGGATGACGGAGACCGGCGCCCAGATGATCTGCAACTTCGGTTCGCTTCCACTGAAGCCCGGCTCGATGGGCAAACCGGTTCCGGGTATCGAAGCAGCCATCGTAGACGACCAAGGGAACGTCCTGCCGCCGAACCGGATGGGCAATCTGGCACTCCGTAAAGGCTGGCCGGCGATGATGCGGGCCATCTGGAATAATCCGGAGAAATATGATTCGTACTTCCTGAACGATGAATGGTATGTCTCCGGTGATTCCGCTTATATGGATGAAGACGGGTATTTCTTCTTCCAGGGCCGTGTGGATGATGTCATCATGACGAGCGGGGAGCGGGTCGGACCTTTCGAAATCGAAAGTAAACTGCTCGAGCACCCGGCAATCGTCGAGGCAGGGGTCATCGGCAAGCCGGATCCCGTGCGCGGAGAAATCATCAAGGCGTTCATCGCCCTGCAGGACGGTTATGAGCCATCCGATGAGCTGAAGGAAGACATCCGCCAATTCGTGAAGAAAGAGCTGGCGGGCCACGCTGCTCCGCGGGAAATCGAGTTCAAGGACAAATTGCCGAAAACACGGAGCGGTAAAATCATGCGCCGCGTGCTGAAAGCCTGGGAGCTTGACCTGCCGACAGGTGATTTGTCGACAATGGAAGA
- a CDS encoding GNAT family N-acetyltransferase produces MEHRKTYNALELKHKNGNLIIEGPIRTSDLESYSFHEGLVAFRPAKQQKEALIGISKLPEGRIIIARDQDEIVGYVTYLHPDPLERWSEGNMDNLIELGAIEVIAKYRGGGVGKALLEVSMMDDAMEDYIVITTEYYWHWDLKGTKLNVWEYRKVMEKMMQNGGLEYYATDDPEICSHPANCLMARIGSRISQEDVQRFDSLRFKNRFLY; encoded by the coding sequence TTGGAGCACAGAAAAACGTACAATGCACTTGAATTGAAGCATAAGAATGGGAACCTTATCATAGAAGGACCAATCCGCACTTCCGATCTCGAAAGCTATTCGTTCCATGAAGGGCTGGTCGCCTTTCGTCCTGCGAAGCAGCAGAAGGAGGCACTGATCGGCATTTCCAAGCTTCCTGAAGGCCGGATCATCATCGCACGCGATCAGGATGAGATCGTAGGGTATGTCACCTATCTGCATCCCGATCCGCTTGAAAGATGGTCGGAAGGGAATATGGATAACCTGATCGAATTGGGTGCCATCGAAGTGATCGCCAAGTACCGCGGCGGGGGTGTCGGCAAAGCATTGCTCGAAGTATCAATGATGGATGACGCCATGGAAGACTATATTGTAATTACGACGGAGTATTACTGGCATTGGGATCTGAAAGGGACAAAGCTGAATGTCTGGGAATACCGGAAAGTCATGGAGAAGATGATGCAAAACGGCGGGCTTGAGTATTACGCGACGGATGACCCGGAAATCTGTTCGCATCCGGCAAATTGCCTGATGGCCCGCATCGGCAGCCGGATCTCCCAGGAAGACGTCCAGCGATTCGACAGCCTGCGATTCAAGAACCGGTTTTTATACTGA
- a CDS encoding acetoin utilization AcuB family protein — MLLEEIMQTDVITLSPSHTVKDAADIMRKHHIRHLPITEDGTQLVGIFTDRDLKEILPYGKQEDQTPVFAMPLAECMVKHPITAHPMDFVEESALVFYHNQIGCLPVVSNDRLVGIITETDLLYKYIELTGAHQPGSQIEVRVPNVPGILYEVSKVFHEFQTNVQSVLVYPDKENDASKILVIRIKTMNPIAIIDGLKEQGFDVLWPNFPGTGV, encoded by the coding sequence ATGCTGCTGGAAGAAATCATGCAAACTGATGTGATTACACTGTCGCCCTCCCATACGGTGAAAGACGCAGCGGACATCATGAGGAAGCACCATATCCGGCATCTGCCGATCACCGAGGACGGGACACAGCTCGTCGGGATCTTCACGGACCGTGACCTGAAGGAAATCCTTCCTTATGGAAAACAGGAAGACCAGACTCCGGTCTTCGCCATGCCTCTCGCTGAGTGCATGGTGAAACACCCGATCACCGCACATCCGATGGACTTCGTGGAGGAATCGGCTCTCGTCTTCTATCACAACCAGATCGGCTGCCTGCCGGTCGTGTCCAATGACCGGCTCGTCGGCATCATTACGGAAACCGATCTGCTCTATAAGTATATTGAACTGACCGGCGCCCATCAGCCCGGCTCCCAGATCGAAGTGCGCGTTCCGAACGTACCCGGGATCCTGTATGAGGTTTCGAAAGTGTTTCACGAGTTCCAGACGAATGTCCAGAGTGTCCTCGTCTATCCGGACAAGGAGAACGACGCCAGCAAAATCCTCGTCATCCGCATAAAAACGATGAATCCGATCGCCATCATCGACGGACTGAAAGAACAGGGATTCGATGTGCTGTGGCCGAACTTCCCAGGGACAGGCGTATGA